A portion of the Moraxella ovis genome contains these proteins:
- a CDS encoding SulP family inorganic anion transporter, producing the protein MNFENIKQAWFSNVRGDVLSGLVVALALIPEAIAFSIIAGADPKVGLYASFCIAVVISFVGGRPAMISAATGAMALVMASLVRYHGLQYLLAATLLTGVIQLVAGFFKVGYLMKFVARAVVVGFVNALAILIFMAQLPEFVNVTWHTYALVAAGLGIIYLFPYLPKIGKIIPSPLVTIVTLTAVTAILGIDVRTVGDMGALPDTLPVFLLPDIPLNLETLLIILPYSVSLAAVGLLESLMTATIVDEMTEMDSDKNRESKGQGIANIVSGLFGGMAGCAMIGQSVINVKSGGRTRLSTFLAGMILLIMVVFLSDLISIIPMPALVAVMIMVSIGTFNWQSIKELKTHPLGFNVVMLATVAIVVYTHNLALGVGAGVLLSALFFANKIGRFMTVQSLPTGRDDSLAYGVLGQVFFASADRFMDQFEFRPQVRSVSIDVSHAHFWDVTAISALDKVVLKYRKMGADVEVFGLNEASQTLVDKFGQHDKTEDVDVIFKH; encoded by the coding sequence ATGAATTTTGAAAATATCAAGCAAGCATGGTTTTCGAATGTGCGAGGCGATGTGTTATCTGGCTTGGTGGTGGCGCTTGCACTCATTCCAGAGGCGATCGCCTTTTCGATTATTGCAGGCGCTGATCCTAAAGTTGGGCTTTATGCGTCGTTTTGTATTGCGGTGGTGATTAGTTTTGTCGGTGGTCGTCCTGCCATGATATCGGCAGCGACGGGCGCGATGGCACTTGTCATGGCAAGTCTCGTGCGATATCATGGTTTGCAATATTTATTGGCAGCGACATTACTAACCGGTGTGATTCAGCTTGTTGCGGGATTTTTTAAGGTGGGATATTTGATGAAGTTCGTCGCCCGAGCTGTGGTGGTGGGCTTTGTGAATGCTTTGGCGATTTTGATTTTTATGGCGCAGTTGCCTGAGTTTGTGAATGTCACTTGGCATACTTATGCGCTTGTCGCAGCAGGCCTTGGTATTATTTATCTGTTCCCATACCTACCTAAGATTGGCAAGATTATCCCATCACCTCTGGTAACGATCGTGACTTTGACGGCTGTTACGGCAATATTGGGTATTGATGTGCGAACAGTTGGTGACATGGGCGCACTGCCTGATACATTGCCTGTGTTTTTGCTGCCTGACATTCCATTGAATCTTGAGACGCTTTTGATTATCTTACCTTATTCTGTGAGTCTGGCGGCGGTGGGCTTGCTTGAGTCTTTGATGACAGCGACCATCGTTGATGAGATGACTGAGATGGACAGTGATAAGAATCGCGAAAGCAAAGGTCAGGGCATCGCGAATATTGTCAGTGGTCTGTTTGGTGGTATGGCGGGCTGTGCGATGATTGGGCAGTCGGTGATTAATGTTAAATCAGGCGGTCGCACGCGCCTATCGACATTCTTGGCGGGTATGATTCTACTGATTATGGTGGTGTTTTTGAGTGATTTGATTTCAATCATCCCCATGCCTGCGCTTGTCGCTGTGATGATTATGGTGTCGATCGGTACGTTTAACTGGCAATCCATCAAGGAGCTAAAGACGCATCCGCTTGGATTTAATGTGGTGATGCTGGCAACAGTTGCGATCGTTGTATATACGCATAATTTGGCGCTGGGTGTGGGCGCTGGTGTGCTGCTGTCTGCATTGTTTTTTGCCAATAAGATTGGCAGATTCATGACGGTGCAAAGCCTGCCGACAGGTCGTGATGACAGTCTGGCTTATGGCGTCCTTGGACAAGTGTTTTTTGCGTCTGCGGATCGCTTTATGGATCAATTTGAATTCCGCCCGCAAGTTAGGTCAGTCAGCATTGATGTCAGTCATGCGCACTTTTGGGACGTGACGGCGATATCAGCACTTGATAAAGTGGTGTTAAAATATCGTAAAATGGGTGCAGATGTGGAAGTATTCGGGCTAAATGAAGCCAGTCAGACGCTGGTTGATAAATTTGGTCAGCATGATAAGACCGAAGATGTGGATGTGATCTTTAAGCACTAA
- a CDS encoding phospholipase D family protein yields MIITYLLCGVLFIAFCLLLLAAFSYRRLPSPLQARTQTHTLPPNPDGVLSSHILKANAQNPNLTGIYGFGSGQDAFAARISLVEAAEYSLDIRYYIWKNDISGRLMIHRLYAAAERGVRVRILLDDNMMAGMDEILLTLDRHPNIEVRLFNPFMQRQFRLLGFLSDFKRLNYRMHNKSFTADSVVSIIGGRNIGDEYFGAGDGIMFADMDVAVIGDVMNALNDDFDQYWTSDIVYPASTIIPSSTKPTAIQVSPSENDATQIYIKQVQQSDYVHKLSLSEVKFQWVKVTLISDNPIRSQECRDDTVTVKIVDYFEKAKHGLNIVSPYFVPTKYGQKLLVDIAKSGTSIHILTNSLAANDVASVHSCYAKYRKPLLKAGIKLFELKPDAAPITQKKKQDLASVYRGGSGSSLHAKTLPLMVDICSWVRTI; encoded by the coding sequence ATGATCATTACCTATCTATTATGCGGCGTGCTGTTTATTGCATTCTGCTTATTATTGCTTGCTGCTTTTAGTTATCGGAGATTGCCAAGCCCATTGCAAGCCCGTACACAGACACACACCCTACCGCCGAATCCAGATGGCGTGCTTAGCAGCCATATTCTAAAAGCCAACGCTCAAAATCCCAATCTGACGGGCATCTATGGATTTGGCAGTGGTCAGGATGCCTTTGCCGCCCGCATCTCATTGGTGGAAGCTGCCGAATATTCGCTGGATATTCGTTATTATATCTGGAAAAATGACATATCCGGCAGGCTCATGATTCATCGCCTCTATGCAGCGGCCGAACGCGGTGTGAGGGTGCGCATTCTATTAGATGATAATATGATGGCGGGCATGGATGAGATCCTATTAACGCTTGATAGACATCCTAACATCGAGGTTCGATTATTCAATCCCTTCATGCAGCGACAGTTTCGATTGCTTGGATTTCTAAGCGACTTTAAGCGGCTCAATTACCGCATGCATAATAAATCATTCACTGCAGACAGCGTTGTGAGCATCATCGGAGGTCGTAATATCGGCGATGAATATTTTGGCGCAGGTGATGGCATTATGTTCGCTGATATGGATGTGGCGGTGATTGGCGATGTGATGAATGCGCTTAATGATGATTTTGATCAGTATTGGACAAGCGATATCGTTTATCCTGCCAGCACCATCATTCCATCATCAACTAAGCCTACTGCCATTCAGGTCTCACCCTCAGAAAATGACGCCACGCAGATCTACATCAAGCAAGTCCAGCAGTCAGACTATGTACATAAGCTGTCATTAAGTGAAGTGAAGTTTCAATGGGTGAAAGTCACCCTAATTAGTGACAACCCCATCCGAAGCCAAGAATGCCGAGATGACACCGTCACCGTCAAGATCGTCGATTACTTTGAAAAAGCCAAGCATGGCTTAAACATCGTCTCGCCATATTTCGTCCCGACCAAATACGGTCAAAAGCTGCTTGTCGATATCGCAAAATCAGGCACATCCATTCATATTCTCACCAATTCACTGGCGGCGAATGATGTCGCCTCTGTGCATAGTTGCTATGCCAAATACCGAAAACCACTACTAAAGGCAGGTATCAAGTTATTTGAATTAAAGCCCGATGCCGCACCCATCACCCAAAAGAAAAAACAAGATCTGGCAAGTGTCTATCGTGGCGGTAGTGGCTCAAGCCTTCATGCCAAGACTTTACCGTTGATGGTCGATATATGTTCGTGGGTTCGTACGATCTAG
- the sodA gene encoding superoxide dismutase [Mn], which translates to MAFVLPELGYAYDALEPHFDKETMEIHHSKHHQAYVNNTNAVLEGTEWADKSAEEVIANLNRIPADKQTAVRNNAGGHANHSLFWTILKTGTELGGSLKEAIERDFGSVDAFKEEFEKAAQTRFGSGWAWLVKRGDKLAVVSTANQDSPLMGKSVAGCEGQPIIVLDVWEHAYYLKYQNKRPDYIKAFWNVVNWDEAQKRFDAL; encoded by the coding sequence ATGGCATTTGTATTACCAGAATTAGGCTATGCATACGACGCACTAGAGCCACATTTCGATAAAGAAACCATGGAAATCCACCACAGCAAACACCATCAAGCTTATGTAAATAACACCAATGCTGTGCTAGAAGGCACTGAGTGGGCGGATAAATCTGCTGAAGAAGTAATCGCAAATCTTAACAGGATTCCTGCTGATAAGCAAACCGCAGTTCGCAACAACGCAGGTGGTCATGCGAACCACAGCCTATTTTGGACCATCCTAAAAACTGGCACAGAGCTTGGCGGTTCACTAAAAGAAGCCATCGAGCGTGATTTTGGTTCTGTGGATGCGTTCAAAGAAGAATTCGAAAAAGCAGCGCAAACTCGCTTCGGTTCAGGTTGGGCATGGTTGGTTAAGCGGGGTGATAAGCTGGCTGTTGTCTCTACTGCTAACCAAGATAGTCCATTGATGGGCAAATCAGTAGCAGGCTGCGAAGGTCAACCGATCATCGTTCTTGACGTTTGGGAGCATGCTTACTACCTAAAATACCAAAACAAACGCCCAGACTACATTAAGGCATTCTGGAACGTGGTAAACTGGGATGAAGCACAAAAACGCTTTGACGCGCTATAA